From the genome of Dermochelys coriacea isolate rDerCor1 chromosome 1, rDerCor1.pri.v4, whole genome shotgun sequence:
AGACATAAATGGATAAATCTGCTTTCTGTTAAGTCATCCTTGTAAATGTACACTACTTAGACTTTTTGAAACTAAAGGTGTACCTAATcatctctctcctgctgacatagtgctgtgcacactggcatttctgttggtataacttatgtcactcaaggaggtgttttttccacacctctgagcgacataggttataccaacaaaagtggtaTGTAGACATGGCCTACGCCTATATATGGGAAACAGTGAAAATGAGTATTCACCAAGTCCCAGATTGTTAAAGGTGTTCTGcacctgctcccattgatttcaatgtgagttaggtgcctaaatgcctttgaggatctgggcccagctGCTGTTAAATGCACAGAGtaaccaaactgaaaaaaaccaaaaaacaactttttttctggtttcttttTGTTATACAATCTTAAATTTCACTTATAACTAGTAggtacaaacatttcagagaaaaatgTGATTTGCAAGTTGGCAATATCCCTTTAAGCCTCTGAAGAAGCTCCTAGTGAATTAGATGATTCTATAAGCCTGAGCCAATTCTGTCTGAGCTGAGCAATtgtacatttaataaaaaatgactGAGTCTTGTTTCCTGACAAATCTGACTCCTGTTCACTCATGTAAGATTACAGCAAGCGTCAGTATGTTGATGGCTAGATTACagacccctctccttcctcccccaagtAATAAAAAGGGGGGGTggcatattatatattatattatattatattatattttatattaggCATATTATCTCCTACTGTGTAATTAGTCCTTAGACATGATTCAAAGGAATTTCATTTGTGCCACAATTTACCTATTAGGATATTATTCAAAAGCTACATTGGAGTCACGACATATAACACTGTCAGAAACAGCATACACAAAGCTATTCACCTCAGAGCTGACTGAATTGCCTTATGAATCTTACCACTTTAATTTCTTCATGAGATCAGATACATACTGAATTTGTCTAAATTAGTCACATCTAGAAGCTAGGGTACTGCCTCTATTTCCATAATGTTTCAAAGATTGAATGTTATATgtcatgtaaatatttttgtttgtttgtttgtttgaaaatttttaaaattgcataaaTCAAGCACCCTTGGTCACTGACTGCTTAATGATCTGACTTTTTCACAAATGCAATATAAGTATCTTGGAAAATATTGGAGCCTCATACACCAGAGGAAAAAGTGAGATTActagtgttttaaaaatacatatagaaTTGCTGCACCAGTCTGTCAGGAAAACATATTTCATGAATTCAGTGACTATATAAATGGCTCACTCCCTAAAAGACTGATAGTTTCAGCATTTTAGTCAATGAGTATGGTTTCTATTTCCTTCCTTAATCCTATATTCAAAAAGCCTATGTTCTGTGTCTAGAAAAAGAACACTCCTCTATTTTCTCCTCAAAATGCTTCCAGGTCTATATGATTGATATCAGCATTTTTAGCTGTGTCATGTTCTGGTTTACATGTTCTGTGTTAGAGAAAATTAACCAAGCCAGAGAAAGCTTTGTGTTACCTTAGCAAAATATAGCATAGATATATGGATAATCATTGCTGTGAAACTAACATagaatggtaggtttcagagtagcagccgtgttagtctgtattcgcaaaaagaaaaggagtacttgtggcaccttagagactaacaaatttattagagcataagctttcgtgagctacagctcactcatggttgggcctgatccaatgtctGCTGCAGTCAATGGGGGACTTTTGATCAGGCCAAAAGTCTAAAATTAACAAAAGTTGAAAACATGCCTTTCTGAAAGGGATGACTTACTTAGATGTTTCtatatgtaaataataaatattttgtacataTTGTGGACGATTGACTAAATACAACAGCATAAAGTCTGAACTGCAAGAACCCCTTATTGACATCAAATGGGAGCACTGATGGTTCTTAGGCCCATGATGTGCAATTATTAGAAGACCTACTGAACATGATTCAGCCTTAATGTTATTATATGAGACAGCATAAAGATAGCTAAACTGAGCACAGAATCTCCCATTGGAGAGTTCTATATGCATGAATGGCTAAtggatagggattttttttttcaaatgcatctCTTTCAGTTGTATGTTATTTAAGGATATGTATCTAATCCACAAGACGAATAAAGGCTGCAGGCCTCATTCACCACTTTCTAGCCCCTAGAGTAGTCATTTACATATGTGCAAAGGGGGTATGAAATGCTATGCTTCTGATTTGTTAGTGTTTTACACCCACCTTGAAATCATCAGGTGCAAATCAGTGGGCAGTCAGATTCTTCGTCCATAAATGCATTGTATCTCCACATTCTCAAATTAAATCTGGATCTCAACCTGATGAGAAATAGTGTCCACCATGTAAATCTATAGTATCTCAGGTATTGTTACTTATCTGAAACTTAGACCTCTTCTTAATCAGATTCAAGATGAAGCTATTTAATCATATTTCAACCAAAATGTGTAACCCTTATGAAAATGCCATATCAGCTTTGTACTTAAAACAGTGTGAAAATGCTGTGCTGGCTCTtatgcaaaacaaaaattaagatttaGTTTTATGAGCTGACAAAACCCAAGTTTATTGCTAATTTAAAATACTAATTTATGGTAACAGTTAAGAGGATAGATTTTATCATATATAAAGAGTTCCAGTCctctttttgttcaaaaattATTGTAGGTACTTCTATAGTCTAAATAGTAAATTAACTACATCTGCCAGATTTTAAGATTCCTAAAACAAATGACCTCAAATACAATCTAGATACATGTATCTGCAATGAGACTAGGCTAAAATAAAGATAAACCAACATTTGTTATGCAGTTTCCttctaaaataataatgataaaaaagcCAaggcttcccccctcctccccatctttGTTCCTTCATAAAAGCATGAATTACAAGTAAGTGGTTTAAAATGTAGACTCGGGctgaatgcacaaaaggagttaggtgcctaagttccaGTTTTGGTTCCAATGTGATGCACAAAACTCCTGCCTAACCCCTATTGGTGCCTGAATTCACTCAGTGCCTAAGTTTTCAGAGTAAAGGTTCCCTCTGCACCTAaattctgcctctgggcatgcacattTTTGCCTCATTCTAGGCATCTAAGTACCTGTCTCACATCTAAGCCCCAGAGaaattcacaaaccagggaagaATAGGTGTTTTGCTGCATGAGGGATTGGATTTGGTTGGTATGCTAGAAGCCGCCTATTGGACTGCGTCCTGTTCAAAATTTGGCCTGGGGTGGAAATGGTGGTGGCAGTACTCACCTTACAACTTTTAGCCTTGTGATTAGAGCATTTGCCTGTGATTTGTAAAACCCAGGCTCAATTCATCCCCTCTgccagaagggaagaaaaatttCAATAGGTGCCTCCTATCTCTTaagagagtgctctaaccactgagtaatgggatattctgatgtaggtTTCCCACATGTCTCCAGTTGGAGCTGTTCCCCTATGGATGCACTAACCATTGGAccacagattctctctctctctttctctctctctctctctgtctcacacacacacacacacagtctttctttctttctttctttctttctttctttctttctttctttctttctttctttctttctttctttctgaccCATGACTATTCCACACTTGATAGGTACTTAAATAGTCACTGGGCCAGAaacagagagagtgtgtgtgagaatgaTTCTGTAGCCCAGTGGTGAGGGCACCTATGcaggtccagtccccctgctccaatcactctttcattatttatccagagtACAACAGCTTCACCAACACAGATTGGGGAGCCACACATCAGACTATCCATAGttcagtggtcagagcactcGAATAATAAGTGGGAGATTCATATTCAAATTCTTTCTCTTTGGGTAGAGGCGGTGAATTGAAACCGGGTTTCCCATACCCCAGGCAAGTTCTCTAACCAGTGGGATAAATGTTATAAGGAGAGCGGTGGCCTCCACCTCCTGCTTTTTTCCAAACAGCATAGGTGCCCTACTCCAAAGAGGGTTCCAGCCTGTGAATCATAAGCAGATATAGGTGCCTCCCTCCATCCTGGACTTAAGCATCTATCTCTGTGAGGGGAGAAAATTAGTATACCTTCCTGTTGTCAGCACCTCCCACTGGCTAAGTTACGCTTGCTTTTCTGGTTTGCAATCTATGGTCCCTATCTCTCcacattcattgtataggagcctaattcaggctttgtgaatcacagtgattTTCCATGTGCCTAAATGTTAGGTGTTGTGATGCTCAGCCTAATTTCTTTTGTGAATCCAGGCTTCTGGAACTTGTGTATTGCAACACAAACCCTAGGTGCACATTTCAGGAATTGTATATATTTGCACCCTATTCTTGAGTGACCCTATgaaaagaaacaggtttcagagtagcagccgtgttagtctgtattcacaaaaagaaaaggagtacttgtggcaccttagagactaacaaatttattagagcataagctttcgtgagctacagctcacttcatcggatgcatccgatgaagtgagctgtagctcatgaaagcttatgctctaataaatttgttagtctctaaggtgccacaagtactccttttctttatgaaaagAAATAATTCCAACTAAAGAGCACTTGCCCATCACATCATACCATCAAGAACCTGAACAACATCTGgtgttttcattcttttcttaTTCTTGAGGTTAGCTGGTTTCTATCAAGTTGTGGCTTTTTCAGAAATTGCTCTGTTGTGTTAAAAAGCCAAGGCTGACTGTTAGCAGATGAGCTGGAAAGAGAATGTCATGCTGTATCTTTTCAGTATGGAAATTAACTTCCCAGTATTGATTCCAGTAGGTAGCTGATGTTATAGTCAATTTCTGTTTCAGAACAAGAAGGATTTACCATCTATTACTGAGGCATGATCAAGAATATCCTAAACCTAGAGCACACATTAAGGGACAAATCCTTTAAAGCAGCACACAGCCTCAGTATCTGATCCCTCTTTTCTGCCCCTAATTCACCCTGGTGGGACCACACAGTGAGCCCTCACAGACCTGGACTCTGCAAGGAATGTTAAAACCCTGTAGAGCCTCCCCAAACTCTGCAAATTCCTGTATATTGGAACAacaaaagaggaaataaaagaaTGACGCCTcttcagagaaagaaaagcagtacttgtggcaccttagagactaacaaatttattaggcataaattttcgtgagctacagctcacttcatcggatgttacaGTCGATCTCGTCGTCTAGAAGTCAAATGTTTCCCCGCCCAACCATGGTGTGTTTAGCATCTCTAAAAGACTAGCCAGTCATGCTAGTGTGCATGAGAGAGTGCATTGTCATTaattttcctcattttacagaccaCTATTATTTTCCCCTGTGAAACATTAGTTTTCTCTGCAGCAAATGCCTCTCTCCATTAATGTACCAGAAAGACTTCTTGCACAGATGTCTGGCCTtcccagtcagcctcatctcttCATTTTCTCATTCTTCCTAGTTAACAGATCTCTAGATAGGTGTCACACAACACCTGCTGTTATGAAAGGATCAATTTTTGGCTTTTATTTCATGTACAGGTAGTCCTCGCCAAATCCTCAGATTGCTATCATACCAAATGCTGCTGATCTTGGGGAAAGCTTGGTTTCAGGTGTGGATCTGGTGCCTTGGATACATCCCTGTAAAAAGTATGAACTCATATTCAGTTTGGAAATCCCTTACAAAAAAGATCAAGGAACCACGTTAAAAGAGAAGAATGGATTGAAAATATTTGATCAGTCCCATATTCAATAAGCCACTTTTAATAGACTAAAAGTAATTTTACGGTTGAGTCTTTTCTGTTCAAAAGCTTGCAGAGATATCATTGTAGGTAATATATGCATGTGCCATTATTAAAGAGGCTGTCAGGACACCTGTAGTAGGAAGAAAAGGGATGAAAACATACGTTTGATTTTTATGTGTGTTAAAAGATAAGAGGCAGATTAAAATAATATCTGCAAGAGATTGGTGTAAGCTGTGTTTCTTGAGAGAACAGGTCTCTCTtgttatttaatacattttgagTGCTAAActgtcagaaaaaaaatgacagtGTCAGGTACCCTTGAGGTACATTAACAACATAACAGTTATGTACCTGACAACTGCTCCAATATGTCTGCTGAGGTACTGTTCTTATACTCAATTATTAACTACAGTACTGACATGAGAAAAAATGAATCCACTTTGTTTCAGACTGTCAGATATGTTGCACTTTCAGGCCTCTAATGTGCGAGCTCAATGAAACATACATAAACCATTTAACTTTGGCTGTCAATAAAAAGGAGGATAACATGCCACAACAAGAGGACACTCCATCAGACCCCACCCGGTTCCCAGAAGAGATGCATTTCTGATTGCTGTGATGGAAACATTCCAGAGAAACTTCAGGCCCAGGCTTTTCCTagctcctttttatttatttatttgtttttaattaggaAGGGCTGTGGATGACATGTGTCTTACGCCAGTGATCCTTGGATGCTACAGCAGCTACTTAGGGCCATTACAGCCCTCTCTAAATGAGAGCACTCCTGAAGCTGCCCTAATTTAAGCAGGAAATGGAAAGAGCCCCCAGCAGACCAAGGCAGGAGAAGGAACAAAGTTAGTCtaaagctcccctccccccagctgtggTGAGTGGAGCGCTGACACAACTGAGCATCTGAGTTGCCATGATATAAATTGTACTCAACATTTTTCTGATGCTTTCAGTCTACAGTGAAAGAGCCTATTTTCCAGCATAGCGGTCCTCACATTCTGCTAAGAAATCTTTAGCAGCTAAATAAAGTGTCATCTATGCAAGTGGCACTTTCTGTAGTCTGAAAGCATTTCCCTCAAACAGAAGCctgagggcttgattctccactgctctgCACCATAGCGATCAGAAGGCAGCATTGTACACCCgcgttgcactggtgtaaatgaccataCAAGGGCAGAGAAGAATTAGGGCCAATTTGTTCTTCATTGCTTCTTTCTCCAGCTTCCCCTAACCCTGCTCTGACTTTGAAATCTCTGATAGTCGGGAGGGTTAATGGAAAAAAGATGAGTTTGAGGGAACTAATCCACCTATTTACACTTAATTTTTAATAGAATATTATatatctagggcctgatccaaaatccacaaAAGTCAATTCCATAAACTTCATTAGATTTTTAATCAGACCCTTAACGATGTTAATTATTACAACTATCAGTGCCTCTTATTACAAGATGTTTGGTGACAGAATTTGTCAGTTTTCTATAATGATTTCTTTTGAGTGAAATGATGGTAACATTATTGTAGCTGTATTCTAACCAATTACTCTGTTTCTTGCTCTTCTAGAATGCACTGTGGACGAACCTAAACTACGTTAGGTTTTAGTCAAAGCCAGAGCAAACAGCGCTTATTGTCTTGCTACTGCAATTTGATTCTTGGAAGCCAACTAGTTTTACTGTCATGACAATGTGATGATATCAACAAAATGTTGTTATGGAAGTTTGATCAGGTAACAGaaaggatacagggctagatcctCACCTTGTGTACATCTGTATagtatcactgaagtcaatagcactaTGCAAACTTAAAAGCCAATAAAATGTAGTTTTCTATCAGAGATCGTGTTCTTTCAGAAACTCATATATAAGAAGTGTCGAGAACTCACAGCTAGGCAAGAAAACGGCAGTAGGCTAAACTAAAGGAAGGGAATCTTTTTTTTTGGCTCTGAATTTATCAAGTCTAAAGTTGTTAGTTTTAATCTATATATTTAGAAATCTATTAATTGATTCAGCCTTTAAATAGCTGTGCAATTGTAAATCAGAAGAAATATTCATGCATAGTTGATTTAcaaaagatttgttttaaaaggagGAGAAATGCAGGTCAGATTTTCAGTTTGGCACTGTGTCAGTCGTGCATAGAAACTGAATGGCCTTATTGCACAGTGAACAAGATGCTTCTGTCCACATGACAACAGAGAGAAGCTTCGTGTTTGATTCCTGAACAGTTCTAAACTTGTGCATGCAGGTCCTGctgtcttcttttttaaaaaagtgatttttaagaaaatgatatatatatattttttaaaaagctttatttccatttttgtttataGTGAGCAGTTCTTTGATTTGCTTGAAAGGCACCCAAGAGTTATTCCTTgttgtgaactgaaaaaaaaatacaaaactgtaCAGAATAAATAGTTAATATAAATCTAGCTAGACTTTGCTGTAAAATAAAACTTTAGGGCTCCACACTCTAAGCCACTTTTACCTCTTAACAGGAGACATGCCTTTTTGCTGTTAATGTGTGGCAAAATGTAGAGAATTGATACAATCAACAACAAAAtatcccccaaccccaccccccttccaATATCTGAAAATTACTGACCATTGTGTACTTATTTCTGTATTTCTGACAGGAATATTCAAAGCCACCACAGGAGCCAGTCATATAAAAGAAATCAAACTCATTAGGTGCACTAATGTATTTACAGCTGATTCTCAGTAGCTTTCAAAATTGCCCTGGCTTATGAGTTGCAACACCAGTGATGTACAACATTTTATAGCAGCGGAACAAGAGAAGATTGTCCACATTTGAGTAAAACTGTCAGATAGGGAAAGTAGCAGAaagctttgttgttgtttcttaaaTTGTTGGTaattatatttatacatatattttccATCCACATACAGTaaaaatgtgataaatgaagtcCCATGTAAAAGATACTTAAATATTTGCAGGCATTGGGTGCCTATACAATTAAatatctttcatttttttcttttttttttaactgatatttAGTATGACAAAGCTTCATTTCCTTTTGTATTTATTATAAGGATATGGTAAGTGCAGTTGTAGACAATGTTCACATATGTAGTGTATGTACTAATACCTAATCAATACATATTAACCTTTATAACTATATAATCAGGTACTTAAAAAAGTAGTCCAATTAaattaagagaaaagaaagaagtaCAAGTAACATAAAAGGTTTATCCTAGGTTAGGTACAGAATGGGGAGTGCCATACAGGCCCTTTAACCCCGCTCCCTAAAGGAATATGGTAATCTTCCTGCTACAGTTCAATCACACAGAGATCCTGTTTCACTTGGGGTAAGACATATTGCCTGCAAATTCCCCATGGCTTCCCACAGTGATCCCTGAGTTTTTTTGTTAGGATTACTGCTGTGCTTTAGTCCTGATGGATGAAACATTATTATAAGGcacttttatttacaatgttCTTACTTAAAATAGAAGTAATGTCATTTTATGTTTGCTGTTCCAGGACTTCCAGGTAGTCAGGCTCAGCATGTAAGTTAGCTTTGAGCTCAAAATACTCATTTTTAGTCTGCTCAAGCAACACCCTTCTTGGTCTGGAGTACATTAGTGTCTCCATTAACTTTAGCTCCTCATGTGTTCCAGGATAATGTACTTCCATGTCAGGCTGGAGCTGAACAATATTTTTCCTTAGATACTCAGTGATTCCTAGCTGCTGgagttctctttctttctcaagAATGTTTCTGTATAAAGAGCTGGCATCCTGAAAGGTCAGAAAATCAGCTGATTGGTCTGTACATTTGTACTTGACATTTGAACCTGTGAGAGGAGAATTGTTCTCTCTTTCCAGAAGACTTCTGCAGAGATGTTTGGAATCATTCACATCCTTTTCATTTCCTTCCTCCTGTTCTGTCTGTTTGGGGCTGAAGGATGGACTTCGATAAACTTGAACCATGGGGCTGATCATGCGTTGCTCATAGAGAGCTGGTGCTGGACGCTCAGTTGTATGGTGTGTTGTTTTGTGACCATACATGCTGTACTGGAGATGAACTGGGCTACTGTCCCTCATGTGTTCATCTGCCTGTTTCTTTTTGTGTCTTCTCCGCCGATGCAGAACAAGGACAACTATTCCTGCTGCACAAAATACAATCGTAATAAACACAATTAGGAGCCCTAGAATTAAAACAGAAAGTGGGACAGCATCTGTAAGTGATCGAAGAATAGTGTCCGCAGTATTGGTTGTTGTAGAAGAAGTTGTCACAACTATAAAGTTAGCATGGGTTGGTAGGGCTTGGCTATTTATTAGTCCTGGGCATAAGACTTCAGTGTTCAGAGATTTCAATTCTTTTTTTGCTAGGTGACCTGGGGATTTACAGAAAATGTCATCCATCATGATGTTCTTACTCAACTTTTGTATCCACTGCTGCAGCCCAACTGAATCACAAGTACAGTCCCAAGGGTTGTCCTCAAGTTCAATTTGTACAAGCAAATCCAGTTCATCCAAGACAGTGCTCACAGGCAAATGGGTAAACTGGTTTGTTTTGAGGTTTAGCCTGGCTAGTGGCACCCCTGAGAAAATGTGGGGTGGCAACGTTTGAAGAAGGTTGTTGTTTAAATATAACACCTTAAGTTTTGTCATCATGTTAAATGTCCCTGGCAAAACTTCCTTGATGGCATTGTATTCAAGATACAAATACTCAAGGTGCTGAAGACCAAGGAAGAGACTCTGACTTAACTTTGTAAGATGATTGCCATTTAGATATAGCTTCTGCAATCTAGTTAGATTCATAAATGATCCTTCTTCAAGGATTTCAATATGATTGTTTCCCAAGTGAAGCATTTCCAGGCTAGCATAGTCCACCAGATCTGATTTCAGCAATGTTTGAATAATGTTTCCAGCTAGAATAAGCTTTCTAGGATTTGGAGGAGGGGGACCTAAATCAGACAAGCTTTCGATATTTCGCTCCTGGCAGTGAATTAGAACTCCTGACAGGATATGGCTGGTGCAGTGACAGGGTACAGGACAGTATATTCCTGGAAGCTGAGTAACTGGCTTTGTGGCATGAAGCACTAAACCTGGTTCCTTGGTAGGAGCTTTCAGGACAGGGATCACCTTGGCTGGTAGGTGACTATCACTTATAGATGTGGTTACTACCAAGGGCAAGGACCCTGAAGGATCTTCAAGTTCATTTATAGGGTGAGTGGGACAgagcaattctttttttaaccttcttaGGATGCTCCCTTTAATAACTGGAGGGCTGTTACACACAACATCACCTATTATAGACTGGGGAGGCATGTTTTCTAGCCATATCTTCAGCTGCAGTAAGTCACAATTACAGGCCCATTTGTTGTCTTCCAGCTGAAGGTCCAGTATTCGACCAATATGCTCTAAAAAGCCAACATATGGCAGAGTCTGTAACTGGTTTCCACGAAGATCTAAGTGGGTCAATGGCACAAAGCGAAATATATTAGGAGGGAGAAACTCAATGGCATTGTCATTTAAAATAAGAACTTTAAGTCTGTTGAGTTTGCTAAAGGCACTTGCTTCAATCACGGTGATGAAATTGTTGTCTGCTTGAAGAAACTCCAGATTTTCCAGTCCCTGAAAAGTATCCTCTTTAAGTATTTCTAAAGAATTGTGATTGATATGAAGTTGCTTAAGAAGACTGAGACCATTAAAAGCTCCAGGCTCAATATCTGCAATATTATTAAATCCAACATGTAGTGAGATAGCATTGATGAGGCCAGAAAAATCATTCATATGTAACATGGTCAAGCCATTGTTCAGCAGGTTAAGATGGAAAGGCCGTGATGGTGGGACATTTATTTGTGATAACATTTTGATACCTCTTTCTTCACAGTTTATAATCAAGATATCATCCTTTTCTTCACAAGAACACAGATTCTCACAAGATCCTCTCGCTGAAGACAAAGAAGGCTGAGATTGTAGTAAATCCGAGGCAACCACAACTGAACATAACATAAAAATCCAGAGCTTCATTGTTGCCAGTAGGtcctgtaaaataaaaatgaattgagTTTATCAtttcatatttgaaaaaaaaatacttgaaagtACCCCAAGCTTACCTAAAAAACTTATCCTTAAAAAAAGATATTGTGTTCtatcaaatattttaatgattcTTTAAGAAATACAACACATGATTAGTTCTGACCATTAAATATAGCATGAAGGTCATAACTCAGAAGCccttcagtatttttattttgcaacaaCACAGCATGCAGAGCTCATGAAAATTATATTCTTATTTAGGGGGAGTGCCATATACGTACATGGTGCTTTGTaggcaaacaaacaagcaaacaaaaagacaGGTCACTGCCCCAAACTGCTTCCATCAaggttaatataaaatattatattttcacCTTCAATGATGGGCATACAGTGCTGCAGTTTTTAGGAACTTGCAAGAGATAGATATTAATAGGCTATATGACTGAACAGAAGTTTCATAATAAAACAATCTCGCTTTGGTTCCAACAATCTATTGTCTATCAAATGTTTATTCAGCCAACATGTGGAGGgctttttctttgcttgtttctGCAACTTATCTGTAAATTGAAACAGAACTTCCTCTGCAATCCTAATACCTCCAAAATTGAGAACAATTAgtgatttttccttttgtttaaatatgtatgtgctgtgtttatattttaaatatatctgtTTAGATGCACATACACACCCTACCCACACATTCATATCTTTAGAGAGATTATACACACATGttttatacatatatgtataatGTATTTGTGCATTCAATATGTAAACTAAGTTTACTAGCAATAAAAGAGTAAGAGTGATTTACAAATAGAAAGAAATAGGTAGGCAATATACAGTA
Proteins encoded in this window:
- the SLITRK6 gene encoding SLIT and NTRK-like protein 6; translation: MSGSVASVQDLLATMKLWIFMLCSVVVASDLLQSQPSLSSARGSCENLCSCEEKDDILIINCEERGIKMLSQINVPPSRPFHLNLLNNGLTMLHMNDFSGLINAISLHVGFNNIADIEPGAFNGLSLLKQLHINHNSLEILKEDTFQGLENLEFLQADNNFITVIEASAFSKLNRLKVLILNDNAIEFLPPNIFRFVPLTHLDLRGNQLQTLPYVGFLEHIGRILDLQLEDNKWACNCDLLQLKIWLENMPPQSIIGDVVCNSPPVIKGSILRRLKKELLCPTHPINELEDPSGSLPLVVTTSISDSHLPAKVIPVLKAPTKEPGLVLHATKPVTQLPGIYCPVPCHCTSHILSGVLIHCQERNIESLSDLGPPPPNPRKLILAGNIIQTLLKSDLVDYASLEMLHLGNNHIEILEEGSFMNLTRLQKLYLNGNHLTKLSQSLFLGLQHLEYLYLEYNAIKEVLPGTFNMMTKLKVLYLNNNLLQTLPPHIFSGVPLARLNLKTNQFTHLPVSTVLDELDLLVQIELEDNPWDCTCDSVGLQQWIQKLSKNIMMDDIFCKSPGHLAKKELKSLNTEVLCPGLINSQALPTHANFIVVTTSSTTTNTADTILRSLTDAVPLSVLILGLLIVFITIVFCAAGIVVLVLHRRRRHKKKQADEHMRDSSPVHLQYSMYGHKTTHHTTERPAPALYEQRMISPMVQVYRSPSFSPKQTEQEEGNEKDVNDSKHLCRSLLERENNSPLTGSNVKYKCTDQSADFLTFQDASSLYRNILEKERELQQLGITEYLRKNIVQLQPDMEVHYPGTHEELKLMETLMYSRPRRVLLEQTKNEYFELKANLHAEPDYLEVLEQQT